The DNA segment TGGAGTTAGGTCCCCAGACCTTTTTATGAGCTATATGTCCCACGAAGTGCCCAAAATGGCTTCCAATGAGATTGTGGTAAATGAGCGGAAAGCCACTAGCACAAACACAATTCATCAGATATTCCTTAAGAGGAAACTTGAACCAAGGTTACTCTCCACTCTGTTTTATAACTCCCTAACATTGCTCTCCGCCGAGCTTGTGGGGAGATTTTACGGGGGAGGTGTCCTAAAGATTGAGCCAAAAGAAGCTGAGAAAATCTTAATTCCAATGCCTGAAGAACCGAAAGAAATTCTTGATATCTCTTCGAAAGTTGACCGGCTGCTAAGGGCTAAAAGAACCACTGATGCCGTTGCTATTGTCAATGAAGTCGCACTTGAGGGAGAACTTGGATTGAAGCCGAGGGATGTTGAGGTTATTGAGGAGGCTTGGAAGCGTCCCCAGGAAAGAAGGATGAAAAAGAGCCTTGGCTAGTCCGAGTGTGCATCCAGGAACTTTATAAGATCCTTAACCGCGTCGTCTATTGAAATTCTCTCCCTTTTGATCCTCTCAGTTTCAACGGGGACATATCTCCCATTCTCTTCTCGGAACATGAAAAGACCTACCGCGTTGTTGTATTTTAGGAGATTCCTGAATTTTTCGAGAAGAAGGTCGGGGTTATCAAAATCTACTCTCCTTCCTGTTCTACTGTCAAAACGACCCGATGCAAGCCTGGATGCCCAGAATGAATAAAAACCGGGAATAGAACTATTAATCCACCGTATCCACCAACTGTTGTTGGAAACTTCAGAAAGGGTGTTTTTGGAGTTCACAGCACTTATTATGGCCTCTTCTGGAGTGTAGCGAAGTTTTAGATCCACTGCGGTGAACTTGACTTCCTTTAATCTTTTTATCTAAGTCGCTCTGCGTCTTTCTTTCCTTCTGAATCGTTATTCCCTTCTTATGCTTTGGACTACCTGTCATCTTGACTTCGCCGGCCACTAAAACGGTATTATCTCTCACATAAGCGAGATCAACGTCGTGAGTTCTCTCAGAATATCCGGGAATCCTCCTATCTGTTAGGCGGTAGGTTCCTTCGGATCTTACGTAAATCAATTCGCTGATAAAATCCCTAAATGCATTTCCTTTCTGTCGGTACTCTCCCTCTGGAAGCCCGCCCTCAATACGGACCTTTTCAACGATTTGGTAGTATGCTTCAAGAAAGTCGTCCTGAATTGGCTCGAAGTATCCTCCTGAAGATCTGGCTAATTTCGTTATGGACTCACAGAACTTCTTAATAACGGGACTTTTTAAAGTATGACAGGAGTTGGTTTCCATGCTTTTCACCCCGTAGGAAACTAAAACATGGACAAATTAAAACTGTTTTGCAGAGCTTTGCTTCTGTTGTACAGAGTCGTAAGCACTTCTGCTTTCAATCTCAAGAATGTTTAACGTTATCTTTTTCTGTCCAGAAACAAGGATATATAGGTTCGCTTCCTAAACCCTACGGTGTTTCCATGTTCCCCAAAGAGGTTCTGAAAGGGGAGCCCAACGGGGTATATGCTGATCAACGAGGCCATAGTTAGAGCCGCCCTCGAGCCAATGGAGGCTCTTAGCCACATATACTTCCTCAAGCCCTGTGGAACGGTGATAACAATACGCGCCTTATCCACTATCCACATGAGACCGAGAACCTCGTGAAGGGCAAGATAGATATGTAGCCTACGATGAGATAGTCGAGAACATCAGGAAGGCCGGGGCGAAGCTCTACGAAATCGATGTTCTCAGGCTGGCGGAGGAGGTCGGAACGGCACTCGCTCAGAACGGCGTCCTCGTTGGTGCCCTAACTGCCCTCCTGGACTTCCCTATAAACAAGGAGATGATGCTTGAAGCGGTGAAGGTAAGTGTGCCCGAGAAGGCGGTGGAGGCCAACGTAAGGGCCTTTGGCTTGGATATGGGGCGATGAAGGAGCTTCTTTGATTTTTCTCTTTTGTCCCCTATTTTCTAAGCGGAGTCTTGTTTTTGTTTCTTGGTTCTCCCAAACACAAAACATATACACCTTTTTCTCAAACACAATCCGGTGAATTAATATGCCTCTTCCACACCTCCACCGCCAACCGTGCAACGATGCCCTCAATATTGAGAACGCAGAGAGGGCCATCGAACTGGTTAGAAAAGCCCTGCCGCTATTCAGGGCTGGGGAGCCTATTCTGAAGCCCGACGGAGTTGATGTCCCCGTTCTCTACCTGAATTTTGCCATTGATAGGCTCCATTATGATCCCGAAAGGAGAATACCACTTCCAAAGGGCCGTCCAAGAAGTTCGAGGCCATTTGAAGTTGAAGGAATTGCTGAAGAGGCTGAAAGAATACTAAAGGAGGTTCGAGTTCTCCCAGCGGCAGAATTCAGAGAGCCGGAAAACTGCTGGGTTGTCCCGGTGGCGTGGAGAAGCTTCGTAGTCCTCCACGTCCGCATCTCGGCAGATGGGAAAGAAATCGTACCCGACTACGGACTCACAGAGGAGATAAGGCGCCATGGCCTATGAAGGGGTTAGGAACTTTCTAAAGAGGGAGTGGTTCCTCTCCGCTCTAGTGATCCTCTACTTAG comes from the Thermococcus celericrescens genome and includes:
- a CDS encoding 2-oxoacid:acceptor oxidoreductase family protein — its product is MRKAGAKLYEIDVLRLAEEVGTALAQNGVLVGALTALLDFPINKEMMLEAVKVSVPEKAVEANVRAFGLDMGR